A DNA window from Leptospira venezuelensis contains the following coding sequences:
- a CDS encoding antitoxin: protein MKKRITNTITKSPSMSKEEQDILNSFEAGEWVPISSSDKKKKLDLYRKAASKTLSKNKRINIRLNQIDLDSIQRKAFEEGLPYQTLISSLIHKFVTGKLVEK, encoded by the coding sequence ATGAAAAAAAGGATAACCAATACTATTACTAAATCTCCCTCTATGTCCAAAGAAGAGCAGGACATACTTAATTCTTTCGAAGCAGGTGAGTGGGTTCCAATCTCATCTTCAGATAAAAAGAAGAAATTGGATTTATATCGAAAAGCTGCCTCCAAGACTTTGAGCAAGAATAAAAGAATTAATATAAGATTAAATCAAATTGATTTAGATTCTATTCAAAGAAAGGCGTTTGAAGAAGGTCTTCCTTATCAGACGTTAATATCTAGTTTAATCCATAAGTTTGTTACTGGTAAGCTGGTTGAAAAATAA
- a CDS encoding BrnT family toxin encodes MKEYAWDSDKNEWLREERGISFEDILFQIEKGFLLDIYDHPNSKKYPGQKIFVIELDGYAYLVPFVESKSEIFLKTIIPSRKATRDYIKDREGEE; translated from the coding sequence GTGAAAGAATATGCTTGGGATTCAGATAAGAATGAATGGCTTAGAGAGGAAAGAGGTATCTCTTTCGAAGATATCTTATTTCAAATTGAAAAAGGATTTCTCTTGGACATCTATGATCATCCAAATTCGAAGAAATATCCAGGACAGAAAATCTTTGTAATTGAACTTGATGGTTATGCGTATTTGGTCCCATTTGTTGAATCAAAGAGTGAAATATTTCTTAAAACAATAATCCCAAGTAGAAAAGCCACGAGAGATTATATTAAAGATAGAGAAGGTGAAGAATGA
- a CDS encoding type II toxin-antitoxin system RelE/ParE family toxin, whose translation MAKEIIWSLRAKSDLQDIYDYIAKDSEVYALNVVNKIIDVVENIPNFP comes from the coding sequence ATGGCGAAAGAGATAATTTGGTCTCTTAGAGCCAAATCGGATTTACAAGATATTTACGATTATATTGCTAAAGACTCTGAAGTTTATGCATTAAATGTTGTGAATAAAATAATAGATGTTGTAGAGAATATACCAAACTTTCCATGA